A window of the Tiliqua scincoides isolate rTilSci1 chromosome 5, rTilSci1.hap2, whole genome shotgun sequence genome harbors these coding sequences:
- the LOC136652636 gene encoding olfactory receptor 12D1-like — protein MENRTEVEEFILLGLTNDRKLQHILFTPFLLLYMACLLGNGTILTIVIAEPRLQTPMYFFLGNLSCLDICYSTVIVPKMLSGFLTEQKVISFMGCMTQLHFFYFLGSSEAMLLSVMAYDRYVAICNPLRYTIIMSKWACIRLAGAAWGASFLYALIQAVMTSQLWFCGPNHIQHFVCDIKPLLKLACSSTALNLIVLNVVVGCTCLASFLGTFLSYFYIISFLFDKFKTWQSRWKAFSTCVSHLTVVTLYLIPPITNYVLPSSGDSSRREMIITVLYTVVTPVLNPLIYTLRNEDVKSSVRRLLSKKLLPGRT, from the coding sequence ATGGAGAACCGAACAGAGGTTGAAGAGTTCATCCTTCTGGGTCTGACCAATGATCGTAAACTGCAGCACATTCTCTTCACACCTTTCCTGCTGCTCTACATGGCCTGTTTGCTGGGAAATGGGACCATTTTGACAATAGTCATAGCAGAACCACGGCTCCAGACCCCCATGTACTTTTTCTTAGGCAACCTCTCTTGTCTGGACATTTGCTACTCTACAGTTATAGTACCGAAAATGCTCAGTGGCTTCCTCACAGAGCAGAAGGTCATTTCCTTCATGGGGTGCATGACTCAGCTGCACTTCTTCTACTTCCTGGGCAGCAGTGAGGCCATGCTTCTCAGTGTCATGGCCTATGACCGCTATGTAGCCATCTGCAACCCCCTGCGTTATACCATCATCATGAGCAAATGGGCTTGCATTAGGCTAGCTGGTGCTGCCTGGGGTGCCAGTTTCCTCTATGCACTAATACAAGCAGTGATGACCTCCCAGCTATGGTTCTGTGGACCCAACCATATCCAGCATTTTGTCTGTGACATCAAGCCTCTGCTAAAATTGGCCTGCAGTAGCACTGCCCTCAATCTCATTGTCCTTAATGTGGTTGTTGGATGTACCTGTCTGGCTTCCTTCCTTGGCACCTTCCTTTCCTACTTCTACATCATCTCCTTCCTCTTCGACAAATTCAAGACATGGCAGAGCCGTTGGAAAGCCTTCTCTACCTGTGTTTCCCACCTGACTGTTGTGACACTTTACCTAATTCCACCCATCACAAACTATGTACTTCCCTCTTCTGGTGACTCCTCTCGGAGAGAAATGATCATCACGGTGCTGTACACTGTAGTCACTCCAGTTTTAAACCCCTTAATTTACACTCTGAGGAATGAAGACGTAAAATCATCTGTGAGGAGACTCCTAAGCAAAAAGCTGCTGCCTGGAAGAACATGA